One genomic segment of [Phormidium] sp. ETS-05 includes these proteins:
- a CDS encoding DUF1344 domain-containing protein yields the protein MSINLTGTIKRIDIGTGAWALAATDGKTYEIARGAPKEMLKAGQQVKVIGNVRDDVMTFAAIGPVLEVQTFEPLG from the coding sequence GCATCAACCTCACTGGGACGATTAAACGCATCGATATTGGCACTGGCGCCTGGGCTTTAGCCGCCACAGACGGCAAAACCTATGAAATCGCCCGAGGCGCCCCCAAAGAGATGTTAAAAGCCGGTCAACAAGTCAAAGTTATTGGTAACGTGCGCGATGACGTGATGACCTTTGCGGCGATCGGGCCAGTGTTAGAAGTCCAAACCTTCGAGCCCCTAGGTTGA